The genome window CCCTGGCTCATCTTTTCGTAGAGCATCAGTGGTTCGGCCACCAGCCGGCCGTCTTCGGCAATGGAAAATCCGGCGGCCGCTACGGTCGCGCCGACCGGCAGGTCCCGGTCCAGCCACAGGGTCGTTTCTTCCCCCACAGCCCGATCATTGCCGTAGACGACAAGATAGCGGGATCCGATCTCGTCGTATTTGAACGGCGCGTAGGAGGAGCGCTCCCATTCGCCAAAGATGCGCGCAAGGACGTGTTTCGATTGGGCGTAACCGGCCAGAAGCTGCTCCTCGAAGCAGGCATAGGCGTCGTCCAACGCGTCGGGGCTGGGACCATTCATGCCGTCGCCCTGCGCCTCCATCGCGTGATGTCGGACGTAGCAGGCTTTTTCGTTGGCCATTTCATCAGCCTGAAGGCCAGCTGTGGCTGTCAGTCCAATGGCCAGGGTTCCGGCCCATGCAATGCAGCGCGCCGATTTCGGCCTGCGCGTTCCATTGTTGGAAAAGCCCATGATCTGCCCTCGCTCCGAATTAAACCTGCCCGGTGGAGTCGATAGACCGATTCGCACCCGATTCGGAAGGATTTTCTTGCGATTTCCGGTTGGTTCGAAACCAGTTCAGGCCGATGGCGCCGAACACGATCCATGCAATAGCCAGAAGGCTGCCGCCGACGGGGACAATCGCGATGACTGGCCGGAAGCCCGTCAAGGCGAGGACCAGAAGGCCGCCGCTGAAACAGATCAGGCCGATGCTGAACAGGACCCCCGCCGCAGTCACCAGCCTGCCGGAGTTGCGCAGGCCGATTAGCGCGCAAAGTGCCAGGGCAGGGGCATGAAGAAGCAGGTAGGTTCCGCCGGTTTCGATCCATTCGATTTCCTTGGGCGCCAGGGTGTCCTGAAGCGCATGGGCGGCCATGGCGGAAAATGCGACGCCTGCGGCGCCCGCGAGCCCTGCCAGAAACATGAAAAGTTGCGCCATCCAAGAGGCTCCGTTTCGTTGCCGATGCCAGACGCCTACCGCGATTCAGTCTGTTGGGATCGCGAAATCATGCCCATGAAACCAGACCTATGAAATCAAACCAGGCGTGGAAAACAAAAGGGCCCGCATCGAGCGAGCCCTTCTTGATCTGCGATCTAACGGACAGGTAGTCGTACTGTCGGTCAGGCGAACTGATCCACCAACTGACCCAGCGCCCGCGTCTGTTCGGACTGCTGATCCTGGTTGCCGTTGACCGTCGTTGAGTTCTCCTCGTCCACGGCCTGCTGATTGGTGCCGTTCACGCCACCGACCTGCGTGGACTGAGCCACGGCCTCGATACCGCCAACCGTCGCATCATCATTCGCGGGCTGCGCGTCGTCCTGCGCCCGGACAAGGAATTCCTGCGCGGCATTGCTCAGGACAACCGCGTCTTCCTGATCTTCCAGGGCGGCCTGGGACTCGCTCTCTTCCTGGGCGGCAGCTTCCTGAGTCCGGGCCTCTTCCTCGGCCGCAGCCTCTACACGCTGCTCTTCCCGGGCGGCTTCCTGAGACCGGGATTCCTCTGCGCGCCTTTGCGCCGCGGCCTCCGCGTCAAAGAAACTGCGGGTCGTGCCCGGATTAAATCCGCCAATTCCACCGATGTCGGCCATACCGTCACCTCATTATTCTGCGAATGCCAAAGGAGCCGTTGGTCCTTTCGTTCGCGCTACCCTGATACCGTGAAGTGCCAGATGGCACTCATCAGACATCTGGATACTCGAAAATATAGGTTAATTCGGCGGAAAACTCAAGGTTTAGGCAGCATTTGATCTAAACCTCAGAAGGAGGGCCCGCTTCAGAATTACATCCTGTCCCGTCGCGGGTCGAAGGCATCCTGCAGACCGTCCCCCAGGAAATTGAAGGCGATCACCGCCGTCAGGATGGCCAGTCCTGGCCAGAGCGCCAATTCGGGGGTCGCGAACAGATAGTCCTGCGCATTGGTCAGCATATTGCCCCAACTCGGGGTCGGCGGCTGAATGCCCAGGCCGAGGAAACTCAGCACGCTTTCCAGCAGGATGATCTTTCCGACGGACAGTGTCGTTGCGACGATGATCGGTGACAGCGTGTTCGGCAGAATATGGCGCCGGATGACATAGAGCGGCGGGGCGCCCTGGGCCCTGGCCGCCACCACGAATTCGCGTGATTTCAGGCTCATCGTCTCGGCGCGGACGAGGCGCGCGACGGTGGGCCAGGCCACAAGGGAGATGATCAAAACGATGAGTGCCAGCCCGGAGCCGCCGTCGACCCATCCGAGCCCAAGCTTCTTCAGATCGACCGCCGACAGGACGATCAGCAGCGGCAGCAGCGGCAGACTGATGACACCGTCTGTACAGCGCATCAGCAGACGGTCCGCCCATCCACCGAAATAGCCGGCAGCAAGACCGATCATGGTGCCAATCACGGCGGCCGTTACAGCGGTGGTCAGCCCGACGCTCAACGAAGCGCGGCTTCCCAGAATGAGACGGGCAAGGATATCGCGCCCGGCCTCGTCCGTGCCCAGTGGATGGCCCGGTCCGGCGGGCTGATTGCGGGCGAAGAGGTTCGTTGCGTGCGGGTCCAGACCCAGCAAATCGAGGATCCAGGGGGCCAGCAGGGCAACCGCGATCAGAAACACCAGAGCCGCACCGGATGCCATGGCCATCTTGTTGGCCAGGAAGCGGTTCCGGATGCGCGTACTGCGCCGAATGCCGACCGTCACGACGTTTCCTCCTGATGTCGTGAGACGATCCGGGGGTCGAGGGCCGCATAGGCCAGGTCGGCGGCGATATTGGCCAGCAGGGTGAACGCAGTGGCGATCATCAGGCCGATCAGGGCCAGATTGTAATCGTTGCCCATGATCGCCTCGTAGATCATGACGCCCATGCCCGGCCAGCCGAAGATCGCCTCGGTTATCAGCGCGCCCGAGAATAGGGTCCCGAAACTGAGCGCGATGACCGTAACCATCGGCAGAAGCGCATTGCGCAGTGCGTGCCCGAACAGGCGGCGCGGGGCCGATGCGCCCTTCGCCCGTGCCGTCCGGATATAGTCCTGCCCCAGCGTCTGCAGCATGGCGCCGCGCATGAAACGGGTGAAACCGCCGATCTCCGCCAGGGTAAGCGCCAGAACCGGCAGCATCATGTAACGCAAGGTTTCCAACAGGCCGCTACCGGGTTCCGCGGTGCCGCCCGCCGGCACCCAGCTTATGGGAACCGCGATATAGGCGATCAGCATCAGGGCGAGCCAGAAAGGCGGCACGGAAATTCCGGCGAAACTGATCAGATTGATCCCATAGTCGGAGAGGGAATTCGGCCGGGAGGCCGCCAAGATTCCCAAAGGAATGGCGAGCAGAAGCGCCAGCACCGTGCTGGTTCCCAACAATTGCAGTGTGGCTGCCAATCTGGGCAGCAGGATGTCTCCGACCGGCTGCTGATACAGCCTGGAATAGCCGAATTCCCCCGACAGGGCGTTGCCGAGCCAATGGCCGTAGCGTTCCAGCAGGGGGCGGTCGAGGCCATAGAGCGCCTTGAGGCGGGCGATGTCCTCGGCGGTAATTTCGGGGTCGTCCGCGAACATCAGGTCGACGGGATCCCCGGGCATGAGTCCGATCAGGACATAGCTGACAAAGGAGACGACCAGCAGTACGAGCAGGCTTTCCGCCAGCCGTCTTGCCGCGTAGTTCAACATCCCGCCGTCACTCCGTCAGGCGCCATTCCTCGACCCAGAGAGAGGACGGGAACTGGTGGCCGGTCGGGCGCAGCCCCGTCAGGTTCTTGGGCAGAATGTAGGGTTCCGCCCGGAAATACAGCGGCAGGACCGGCAGATCCTCCGCATACCGTTTCTGAAGATCGGACCAGAGCGCGCGTTGATCTTCATCCGCGCAGTCGGTTTCCAGCCGGTCGATCGTCTGATCCATTTCAGGTGAGGCATAGCCGGGATAGTTCTGACCCTGCCAGGCGTTCTGTTCGGTCGGAATCTGGCTCGAGTGCAGGGTGGTCAACGGGACCGATTCGGGCGCGCTGAGCCATGCATACATCGCCACGCCTTCAAATGCCCGCTTGGTGACCGTCTCTGAAAAGAAGACGCGCGGCGGCTGGTTCTTCAACTCGGCTTCGATCCCAATGGCACGCCACTGGTTCTGGATCACCTGCTGAACCAGTTCGCGGGTCTTGTTTTCGGCCGTCGTCTGGAACGGTATCGTCAGACGCTGTCCGTCCTTCTCCCGGATACCGTCAGCCCCCGCTTCCCAACCAGCGGCCTTCAACAATTCCACGGCCTTCTGCGGATCGTAGTCATACTTTGGCACGTCCGGATCGTACCACTTATCCAGCGGATTGACGTTGCCGTGGGCGACCGGCTGCTTGCCCTGAAACAATTGCTCGCTGATGGCCTTGCGATCAATGGCGTGGATCAGCGCCTGCCGGACTCGGAGATCGGCCAGGGCCGGGTTGTCCAGATTGACGTCGATATGTTCGTAGACCAGGCCCGGACGATAAATGAACTGGAAGTCGTCGCCGTTGCGGCTTTCGAAGGACAGCGCCTGATCCACCTGAAGTCCCAGTTCGCCCGCAATCATGTCGATATCTCCGGCCAGCAGGTTGGCAATCAGGGCGGAGGTGTTCTGGATCGCGCGGATCTCGATCTCGTCAAAATACGGTTCCGGGCCCCACCATTCGGGATTGCGCTCCAGCAGGATGCTCTGGCCGACGGCCACGCGGGCAATGCGGTACGGTCCGAACCACAGTCCCGGGTTGGTGGGATCGGCGTCATAGGCCGTGCGACGGCGATAGGATTCCGGGTCGGCTTCATAGATCGGCCGTTCGATATGGCTCGGTAGCAGGGCCAGGCCGGAAATGCTCTCGAAACTGCAGGTCCGCTTGTTCAGATGCAGGGTGAAGGTCTTGTCGTCCTGGACGTCGACCCGCTCGATCCGCCGAAAGAGCTCGGCATTCAGGGCGCCGGTCTGCGGGTCCTGGCCGATATCGACGGACAGCAGGACGTCGTCGGTCGTGACGGGCGTCCCGTCCCCCCAAACGGCGTCAGGGTGCAGCGTATAGGAAATCGCGATCCCCGGATTGCCGTTCTCCGCGGTTTTCCAGACCGCCGTGCCGTCCTCCACAGAGGGCAGTGCGGTACAGACCAGGCAGATCGGTTCCCAGTCCTGATCGTAGGCCGTGATCGGACGACGCGTCATGGCCAGTACATAGGCCTTCGCCATCATGGTTTCGAAAACCGGGCTCAGCGTTGCCGGATACTGGCTCAGGCCTATTGTCAGCCGCTCCTTGGTCGCGGCGGCTGCGCCGGAGGTCACCAGCATCATCGATAGGGCGGCGCCAATCAGCGCTACGCCAAGACGCTTCCTATTCGTCGCCATTCGGCCTCCCGTGCCACGTCAGTCCTCCTTGCCGCCATGGGCCTTGGACCAGCCCTTGGGATCGTGAAGGAATGCTTCCACCTGCTCTGCCTGACCTTTGGCAAAATAACCCTCTTCCTTGGCACAGGCGAGGACGTCCCACCATGTCGCGAGGCTGTGCAGCGAGACACCGGAATCGGCCAGCATCTTCTCGCCTTCGGGGAAGATGCCGTAATGGAAGATCACGAAGGTATGGCCGCAGGTCGCGCCGGCTTCGCGAATGCCCTCGACGAAGGACAGTTTGGACCCGCCGTCGGTCGCCATATCCTCGACCAGCAGAACGTGCTGACCTTCCTCGAGGTTGCCCTCGATCCGGGCGTTCCGGCCGAATCCCTTCGGCTTCTTGCGGATGTAGCACATCGGCAGCATCAGGTGATCGGCGATCCAGGCCGCGAAGGGGATGCCGGCGGTCTCACCGCCGGCGACGACATCCAGGGATTCGAAGCCGACCTTCTCCTCGATCGTTGCCGCTGCCATCTTCATCAGCCGCCGTCGGGCGCGCGGGAAGGCGATCAGTCTGCGACAGTCGACATAGACCGGGCTGGCCCGGCCACTCGTCAACGTGAACGGATCTTCCGGACGGAACAGAACCGACTGTGTCTCGATCAGGATGCGGGCGGTGATGCGGGCGGTCGACAGGGGCATGCGTTTCGGCCTTGTTGGTCAGAAATCTGGATCGGATCAGGGTTTCGGCAAGGTCGGTTCGGACGGTTGGAAGACCTTGCCGGCCAGGATGTAGCGGATCGTTTGCACCGTTACGACCGCAACGGCAAGGGCGGTGACGGCAAAGACCGCGACGGCAAGCACGCGGGCGGTCTCGCTGTCGGCGACGTCGGCATAAAGCGTGCACGCCACGGAAAGGGCCGCCAGCGGGAAGGTGTAGGACCACCAATTCAGGCCGAAGGGCAGGCGCAGCAAAGTGGGGACCTGCGGCAGCAGCATCAATAGCGTGAACAGGGCGATGCCCAGAAACATGAGCGCCGGCCCGTCGACAACGCCGCCGTTCAGAACGGCGTAGGCTATGAAACAGAGGGATGGCGGCGCGATCAGGATGAACAACGACGGCCGCAACGGCCCCTCCAACTGGCGCTCGAACAGCAGGCGGTAGAAGACGATCGTGAACAGGATTACCCAGAACAACAAGCCGACCGCGAACATCATCCAGCCGATATCGGTATAACCCAGGGGGGCACCGACAATGGGAATGACCAGATTTCCGACGATCGGGATGAACCAAACCGGGGCGACGTGACTGATCTCGACATCCCGGGAAATCCAGCTGGTGAAGATCACCGCGGTAACCGCCAGATTGGCGATCGCCGCGACGGCCCATATCACGGTGGCCGCGGCGGGAAGACTGGTCACCAGATTTGTCGTCAGGATCATCGCGGTCATGGTTGCCGCCGCGAAGAAATTGCCCTGTACCGGATGCCGGATCTCTGCCTTGACCGCCTCAAAATGGCGCACGGTCTTCACCCCATACAGGGCGACCAGTGCGACAAAAACCCCGCAGGCAATGCCCGCCAACACGATGGAAGGCGTTTCGCCGAAGCCGAAAGCAACCGACATTTCACGCCACGCGGTGGCAAAGCCGGCTATCCCTAGGCCAGCGCCGAAGAGGTTTGCCGGCATGTGCTGAAGGCTCGCGGGGATATGCAGCGCGTCGCCGCCCGACGCGGGCCTGCCGTCTTTCCTGGCCGATGGGGCGGGCCGGTCCGCATCCGCAGGCGTTGGTTTCGCTGACTGGGGAGATGCCTTTTGCGCTGCCGCCTTGGCCTTCGCCTTCTTGGCGCCGGCTTTGCGTTTGGCCGCCTTCCGGGGTTTGGCTTTAGCCTTGACCGTTACCGCCGGACCGTTGCCCCGTGGCGCCTCGGCGGCATCGTCATCGGGATCGCCCTGCGCGGTCACGGAACGGTCATCGGGCGTCATGGTAACCGCTTGATTCAGTGATTAAACCTGCTGTCACGAAATGCATCGATGAACTGCCCCCATGGCGCAATGTTAACGTCCGGAACCAGGATTTGGAAAGGGCCGATTGTTCCGTCATCGTCGCTTCAACAGGAAATCCTTGGCCGCGTTTATCTTGGCCGCCAGATAGGCCGACCCGCCGGCATCGGGGTGAACCTGCTTCATCAAGCGGCGGTGTGCCGCCTTGATCTCGCTTTCCGTGGCACCGGCTTCGAGGCCCAGTAGCGACAGCGCCTCCGATTCCGTCATGGGGCCGTCGGCACGGTCCGACGCCTGTTCGTCGCCGGCGTCCTGCCGTTGCCCGCCATCGCGCCAGTCGGCGCCGTGCACCCGGTCCAGATAGGCTTCCAGCAGACGCAGGGATTGGGCATCGCCCGTCGTTCGGATTTCCTCGTAGAGGGATCGCCCCTCGACCATCGACAGTTCCGAAAGCAGGGCCCCGGCGAACTGTCCTTCGCGAATGCGACCGTCCATCGCGCCGGTGTCATGATCCAGATGCATGTCGAAGAATCGGCAGGAAATCTCCGAACGTTGCCCTGCGCTGGGACCGCGCATCGTCTTCCAGATGTTGCGTAGCATGCGGAACCGGCTGATCCAGGGCAGCAGCGCCAGCAGACCCGCCCATATCAGATGAAAATTGCGGGTCAGAAGAACCAGCAGGACAACGCCGACGGCAATGGCAAGGGCGGTCCACTTGGCCCCCTTGAGAATGGATTTCGGCTTGGCGGTGGTGAACCAGTTCACGAACAGCAGCCCGCCTACCAGAACGGCAAGGCCCAGGAAGAAGAAACTCATCGCGATGTGTTTCCTTTTCGACGGCCGGACATTTGCTCGATCAGCGCGACAGCCTCGCGACCTCGACCGGAACGGCCATAGTCTTCCAGCGCCTTCATGCCGCCCGCCGCATAGACCGCGACGGCGGACAGCAGGGATTTCAGCGTCTCTGCGCTGCTCAGGTCGAAGGGACACCAGGCCCCGCCTGTCAGACGCGCGATCTCCCGGAAAGCCCGCTGCGCCACGGGGTCAGGGCCTTCCTGGAACAGGAAAACCGGAACGCCGAGCAACCCGATTTCGCCTGCTGTATGGCAGACCGCGTCGATATCTTCCTCGAAGGCGTCGCCGACGAAGACCGCTGCGCCGATTCTGGATGCTTCGGCCTGCCGTTTGATATGCGCCAGAATCTTGCCGATCTGGGTTCTGCCGGCATGACAGCGAACCTTGCTCATCTGGCCGGCGAGCCCCTTTGCATCCGGCTGCCACTTGCCCGCCTTGCACTCGCCGAAGCCCCGGAAAAACACCAGTTGGACATCCAGCCCGCCAATGGCGCTGGTGGCCTCGAACATTTCGCCCTGAATCTGACAGGCAGTATCCCAGGTCGGCTCCCGGCTCATCGTCGCATCCAATGCGAAAATCAGCTTGCCGCGCCCGGATGTGGCCGGCGCAGGGGTATTGCGTACCTTTTCCAGAAAGGCGTCGATTTCGGTGCCGGACGTCTTGGATCGTGTCGGGGGTCTTGCCATGCCGGTATTATGCCATGCGTGCGTGCGGGACTCACGTCCCGCACGGTCAATACGCAAACAATCTCACCCGGGACCACCGCTTCGGGTCACCGGACATGATTTCGTTTACGCCGAAATAGCTTCCGTCCGAGCGGATGGAGAAGAAGACCGGAAAGACGGGCACGGTCACATTGGCGGATTCCGCCGCCGCACTCTTGAGGGTCAGCATGTTGGCGTTGTGAGCCGCCAACCCATCGATCAGGGACTGAGGGTCGCCGAAGAAAGTCGGCAGAAACCCGGGATGGGTGGTTATGTTCAGGCTGTTGTCGCCGGGAAAATACATCGGAATGTCGACCGGCAGCGACAGGATGGTGCCGTCCTCGATTTCCATGACCACGCGATAGGAGCGGCCGTCTTCGATGGCGGCGCGTAAGGGCTCCGTCCGGTCAGGCTCTGTGCCATCCCAGATTGCCTGACCGTCTTCCCGCACCAGAAAGCGGAAATCCGAATAGTGATGCAGCGGGGCGATCCGAACCCGTCGTCCGCCTTCCTCCAGCGCATGCGTCATGGGACGGATGGCATAGGACGCGTAGACCGGGGCCGAGTTGGTATAGGCCAGGACAACGGGATCCGGCAGTCCGGTACGGATCACGTATGGCTGGTTCGTGCCGCTGGTCGCGCCCCAGAACAGGTCGTCCCGCGTGACGAGGTGGGTCAGCGGGTAGCTTTCCCGATACGCGGGAAGAGGGTTGAAGTACCGGTCGCCAAGGGAGTCGTCAGGCGACATGACCGGCACGATCCGGCAGCCGTCGAGAATTTTGCGGGTCGCGTCTGGCAGGGAATAGTCGAACATGCCGGATAACAACACGGTTCGCGTGGCGGCGCCAAGTGCCGCCGTTCCGTCAGGCGCCGATGGCTTCCGCCTTGTCGAAGCCGATCGCAGCCATCAGGTCGCGAACTTCCTGCCGGGCGGCCAGATGGGACATGTTCATCTTGATATCCGTGCCCGGATTGCGCAGGTCCAGCAGCGTCAGGCCGTCCAGGAACAATTCCCGGAAGATGACACGTTCGGAAAACCCCGCGACGAGGCGATAGCCGATCCGGCCGCTGAGCTTTGC of Alphaproteobacteria bacterium contains these proteins:
- a CDS encoding DUF423 domain-containing protein; the protein is MAQLFMFLAGLAGAAGVAFSAMAAHALQDTLAPKEIEWIETGGTYLLLHAPALALCALIGLRNSGRLVTAAGVLFSIGLICFSGGLLVLALTGFRPVIAIVPVGGSLLAIAWIVFGAIGLNWFRTNRKSQENPSESGANRSIDSTGQV
- a CDS encoding ABC transporter permease → MTVGIRRSTRIRNRFLANKMAMASGAALVFLIAVALLAPWILDLLGLDPHATNLFARNQPAGPGHPLGTDEAGRDILARLILGSRASLSVGLTTAVTAAVIGTMIGLAAGYFGGWADRLLMRCTDGVISLPLLPLLIVLSAVDLKKLGLGWVDGGSGLALIVLIISLVAWPTVARLVRAETMSLKSREFVVAARAQGAPPLYVIRRHILPNTLSPIIVATTLSVGKIILLESVLSFLGLGIQPPTPSWGNMLTNAQDYLFATPELALWPGLAILTAVIAFNFLGDGLQDAFDPRRDRM
- a CDS encoding ABC transporter permease; amino-acid sequence: MLNYAARRLAESLLVLLVVSFVSYVLIGLMPGDPVDLMFADDPEITAEDIARLKALYGLDRPLLERYGHWLGNALSGEFGYSRLYQQPVGDILLPRLAATLQLLGTSTVLALLLAIPLGILAASRPNSLSDYGINLISFAGISVPPFWLALMLIAYIAVPISWVPAGGTAEPGSGLLETLRYMMLPVLALTLAEIGGFTRFMRGAMLQTLGQDYIRTARAKGASAPRRLFGHALRNALLPMVTVIALSFGTLFSGALITEAIFGWPGMGVMIYEAIMGNDYNLALIGLMIATAFTLLANIAADLAYAALDPRIVSRHQEETS
- a CDS encoding peptide ABC transporter substrate-binding protein; this translates as MATNRKRLGVALIGAALSMMLVTSGAAAATKERLTIGLSQYPATLSPVFETMMAKAYVLAMTRRPITAYDQDWEPICLVCTALPSVEDGTAVWKTAENGNPGIAISYTLHPDAVWGDGTPVTTDDVLLSVDIGQDPQTGALNAELFRRIERVDVQDDKTFTLHLNKRTCSFESISGLALLPSHIERPIYEADPESYRRRTAYDADPTNPGLWFGPYRIARVAVGQSILLERNPEWWGPEPYFDEIEIRAIQNTSALIANLLAGDIDMIAGELGLQVDQALSFESRNGDDFQFIYRPGLVYEHIDVNLDNPALADLRVRQALIHAIDRKAISEQLFQGKQPVAHGNVNPLDKWYDPDVPKYDYDPQKAVELLKAAGWEAGADGIREKDGQRLTIPFQTTAENKTRELVQQVIQNQWRAIGIEAELKNQPPRVFFSETVTKRAFEGVAMYAWLSAPESVPLTTLHSSQIPTEQNAWQGQNYPGYASPEMDQTIDRLETDCADEDQRALWSDLQKRYAEDLPVLPLYFRAEPYILPKNLTGLRPTGHQFPSSLWVEEWRLTE
- a CDS encoding orotate phosphoribosyltransferase, coding for MPLSTARITARILIETQSVLFRPEDPFTLTSGRASPVYVDCRRLIAFPRARRRLMKMAAATIEEKVGFESLDVVAGGETAGIPFAAWIADHLMLPMCYIRKKPKGFGRNARIEGNLEEGQHVLLVEDMATDGGSKLSFVEGIREAGATCGHTFVIFHYGIFPEGEKMLADSGVSLHSLATWWDVLACAKEEGYFAKGQAEQVEAFLHDPKGWSKAHGGKED
- a CDS encoding SLAC1 anion channel family protein, producing the protein MTPDDRSVTAQGDPDDDAAEAPRGNGPAVTVKAKAKPRKAAKRKAGAKKAKAKAAAQKASPQSAKPTPADADRPAPSARKDGRPASGGDALHIPASLQHMPANLFGAGLGIAGFATAWREMSVAFGFGETPSIVLAGIACGVFVALVALYGVKTVRHFEAVKAEIRHPVQGNFFAAATMTAMILTTNLVTSLPAAATVIWAVAAIANLAVTAVIFTSWISRDVEISHVAPVWFIPIVGNLVIPIVGAPLGYTDIGWMMFAVGLLFWVILFTIVFYRLLFERQLEGPLRPSLFILIAPPSLCFIAYAVLNGGVVDGPALMFLGIALFTLLMLLPQVPTLLRLPFGLNWWSYTFPLAALSVACTLYADVADSETARVLAVAVFAVTALAVAVVTVQTIRYILAGKVFQPSEPTLPKP
- a CDS encoding DnaJ domain-containing protein, which produces MSFFFLGLAVLVGGLLFVNWFTTAKPKSILKGAKWTALAIAVGVVLLVLLTRNFHLIWAGLLALLPWISRFRMLRNIWKTMRGPSAGQRSEISCRFFDMHLDHDTGAMDGRIREGQFAGALLSELSMVEGRSLYEEIRTTGDAQSLRLLEAYLDRVHGADWRDGGQRQDAGDEQASDRADGPMTESEALSLLGLEAGATESEIKAAHRRLMKQVHPDAGGSAYLAAKINAAKDFLLKRR
- a CDS encoding VWA domain-containing protein; this translates as MARPPTRSKTSGTEIDAFLEKVRNTPAPATSGRGKLIFALDATMSREPTWDTACQIQGEMFEATSAIGGLDVQLVFFRGFGECKAGKWQPDAKGLAGQMSKVRCHAGRTQIGKILAHIKRQAEASRIGAAVFVGDAFEEDIDAVCHTAGEIGLLGVPVFLFQEGPDPVAQRAFREIARLTGGAWCPFDLSSAETLKSLLSAVAVYAAGGMKALEDYGRSGRGREAVALIEQMSGRRKGNTSR